AGATCCCCACTTGTATCGTCGAGAAGTTGCGGAGAATGATGATATTTGTAACTTTGAACGAAACTTAGCCCGCCGGGAACGGATGCTTCACTAGAAAAATCCCCAGTCTCAAAAAAACTCCGACTTCTTTTTTTGAGAAGTCGGAGTTTTAGTTAACCCTTGATTAGGAGAAGACTAGGCGATCGATGCCATCTTGACATCGTTGGTTGCTAACAATTCTTGCAACTCTTCAGAGTCAACGGTTTCGCGCTCAATCAGGATCTCTGCCAGAGTATCGAGCACTTTGCGGTTCTCTAGAAGGACTGTCTTGGCACGACGATAAGCTTGATCCACCAAGTTGCGGACTTCGTCGTCGATCGCGGCTGCGGTTTCTTCAGAGAAGTCACGCTCTGCGGCGATATCTCGACCGAGGAACATGTTGCCTTGCTGACGACCCAATGCCACAGGACCGAGGCGATCGCTCATCCCAAACCGAGTTACCATCTGACGTGCTACACGAGCCACCTGTTGCAGGTCATTGGAAGCACCTGTCGTGACTTCCTCTTCACCGAAGACGATCTCTTCAGCGAGACGACCACCCAACGCAACCGCCATCTGATTTTGCAGATAGGAACGGGAATATAACCCAGAGTCCATCCGATCTTCGCTGGGAGTGAACCAGGTCAAACCACCCGCACGACCACGAGGAATAATGCTGATTTTCTGTACAGGGTCATAGTCAGGCATGAGGGCACCAACCAGAGCGTGACCTGCTTCGTGATAAGCCACCAGAGCTTTGCGCTTTTCGCTCATAACGCGGTCTTTCTTCTCTGGACCTGCCAACACGCGATCGATCGCATCGTTGACCTCATCCATTGAGATCTCAGTCAGGTTACGACGAGCCGCTAAAATTGCCGCTTCGTTCAACAGGTTAGCCAGATCGGCTCCGGTGAAACCGGGAGTACGACGGGCAATCTTTTCCAGATCCACGTCTTTCGCCAGAGTCTTGCCGCGAGCATGGACGTTGAGGATTTCCAGACGACCAGCATAGTCGGGGCGATCGACCACTACCTGACGGTCAAAGCGACCGGGACGCAACAGAGCCGCATCCAATACATCAGGACGGTTGGTAGCTGCGATGATGATAATCCCCGTATTGCCCTCAAAACCATCCATCTCAGTCAATAGCTGGTTAAGAGTCTGTTCGCGTTCATCGTTACCGCCGCCCAAGCCAGCACCCCGTTGACGACCGACCGCATCGATTTCATCGATAAACACGATACAGGGGGCGTTAGTTTTAGCTTGCTCAAACAGGTCACGGACACGAGAAGCACCGACACCGACAAACATTTCCACAAATTCGGAACCGGAGATTGAAAAGAAGGGAACGCCTGCTTCACCGGCTACAGCACGCGCCAACAGGGTTTTGCCCGTTCCAGGAGGACCAACCAGTAGCACACCTTTGGGGATCTTGGCACCCACTGCTGTGAAGCGATCGGCATTCTTCAGGAAGTCTACGACCTCTGCCAGTTCCAATTTCGCCTGGTCGATACCCGCAACATCGGAGAAGGTGACCTGAGTTTGAGGCTCCATCTGCACTCTGGCTCTCGATTTGCCAAAATTCATTGCCTGACTACCAGGACCATTTTGGGCGCGTCGCAAGACGAAGAACAACACCACCAATAACAGGAACGGAATGAGCAAGGTACTTAAGACTCGTGCCCAAACGTTGTCGTCTGTTTGAGGTGAGACAGAAATGTCAACGTCGTTTTGGTTCAGAATGGTCAGCAATTCGGGGTCATTGGGCAAATTGACATCCACTTTTTCCCCTGCACGAGTTGTAGCTTGCGCTCTAGTGCGATCGGCACTGATCGTCACCTTCTCAACCCGGTTTTGCTCAACTTCCTGAACGAATTGGCTATATCGCCAAGTTGCTCTGCTGTCACCCGGTCGATCTAACAATGCTGTCGCCAAGAAAATGACGACTACGACCAGAAGAGCATACAATCCCGCATTTCTCCACCGCTTATTCACCGAGGCTCATCCTCCTAATGTTGATGTGAAGGCTGTCATCATATTGCAAAAGCTCACTAAGTTTGCCTTCTCGTATGGGTTTTAACCTTTGCAAATTTCACTGTAATTTTTATTGTTAACTAATATTAACGCATTATCAGGATTCGGGGGATCCTTGTAAGGAACGATTTATCGCCATCGCTGACATGACTTCATGACGGCAAATCACAGCGGACGTATCCCTATTCTGCCACTTGTCTCAAAAAATGAGGTGGATTGGCATCTGCGCTGCGGCAGAACTAACAAAAAAGGCGATCGGTTGCGATCGCCTGTTGGTTGATATTTAGGAGTGATTGCGTGTTTGTCTTGAGTCGGTTGGAACCGAGCTTTATCCGGCTTCTGCCCGCAAAAAAGCAGTACCTGCCACGACCAACATGATTCCAATGATTGTGAAGGCTGTGTAGCCCTCCTTAAACAGGAGAGCACTGAACAGAGCAGCGCAGACGGCTTCTAATCCCAAGACCAAAATGTAGGTAATTCCAAGGTGGGAATTGTTGGTGAGATAGATTTGCAGGCTAGCACCGACCAGAAAAAGCAGATAGACCATCACGCTGGGGACGAGTTGAGAAAACCCAGACGAGAGTTTCATAAAAACGCCACCCACCGTATACGCAAGAGCCGCGATCACGGCAATAAGGAAATACATCATGCACCAAATTTATAGAGTGTTGACAGGTGAATAAACAGGTATCCACAGGAATCGGGCGATCGCCCTCATTCTTGAAGGCGATCACTGACCCCAGTATATACTCTGATGAGAGGTTATTGATCAAGCACTCTTCAGTTCAGTCCAATATTGGTCATACAGGTCGATGGTGTCACCAACCGACGCGATACCCTCGCACTTCGCCAACATTTCAGCGGTGGGGAAGAGATTTGTGTTGTCCTTGAGTTCACCCGGTAACAGGTCAAATGCAGCTTGGCTGGGGGTCGCAAATTTTAGCCGTTCGACGGCATAGGCGGCATTTTCAGGTTCCAGCATGAAGTTAATCCAGGCATAGGCGGCATCCACGTTAGGAGCGGTTGTTGGGATGACCATTGTGTCCGTCCAGACGGAGGAGCCACTGCTGGGGATGACGTACTTCAGGTTGGGGTTATCGAGCGGCAGTGCATTTCCCAGAATGGAGTAGGTCATGCTGAGGATGAGATCCCCTGCAATTAGTGGATCTTCCCAACCGAAGGACTGGAAGGAGGCGATCGCGGGTTTCAGTTCCCGTAGTTTCTGGTAAGCTTCCTCCAATTCCTGGGGGTTGGTCGAGTTGTAGGAATACCCCAAAGATTTGAGCGTGGCTCCCATGACTTCTCGAACATCATCTAACAATGTGATTTTGCCAGCGAGGGCATCCTGGTTTTCCCAGAGATAATCCCAATCTTCGGGAGCCGTTGTTAGCACCTCGCTGTTGTAGATGAAGCCTGTGGTGCCCCAACTGACGGGAATGCTGTGGGCGTTGTCGGGGTCATAGGGTGGGCTTTGCCATTTGTCGCGCAGTTGATCGAGTCCCTGTAGTCGCGACTTGTCCATTGTGGCGAGCAGGTTGAGTTCGATCATCTGCTTCACCATATAGTCGGAGGGATAGAGAATGCTGTACTGGTTGCCTCCGCCCGCCTGCATTTTGGCAAGCATCGTTTCATTGGCATCGTAAACATCAGCAACAACCTCGATGCCTGTTTTCTCAGTGAAGCGTTTGTAGACTTCTTCATCGAAGTAGTCTGCCCAGGTGTAGATGTGCAGAGGTTCGCCAGGTGGAGAGGCGGGGGAACTGGCAGGGGCTTCTGGGGAAGTTGCGGCAGAGTCAGAAGGCGATCGCTGACAATTGGATAGAGCCAGGGTGGAGACGAGAGCCGCTGAGAATTGTAAAAACTGTCGTCGGCTGCGATAACGAGGGCTTTTCATAAGAAGATTCTGGTTTGACAAAGAGTTGATGCAGTATGTCTCAACCCCTCAACAGTAGAAAGGTGAAAAGACTGCATCAACTATTTTGGTATCAAGAGACACTCTTAGTTTGAAAGGTCAGTGTCACTTAGAGGCAATGTCTTTACAAAATCAAACAGGTGATGTGCCATTTGTAACTTACTGCACTGAGCAATGACCACTTGATTGCCCTGACTATCTAGAAAAACGGCTTGGTTTTGATCGCTGCCAAAGCCACTGCCACTGATATCCACGGGGTTTGCCACGATCGCATCCAGTTTTTTGCGGTGCAACTTATCCAACGCTGGCGTGATGATGTCTCCAGTTTGGGCAGCAAAGCCAATGATCGTTTGATGGGGCTGTTTGCGGCTGCTCAGGTCTGCTACGATATCGGGCACAAAATTGAGATTGAGGGTTGTGGGGAGCGATCGCTTCGGCAACTTCTCGGCACTGTATTCAGCGGGGCTGACATCACCCACGGCTGCTGCCATGACCGTCCAATCAGCATCCGGGAAACATTCCAGCAATGCCCGATGCATTTCAGCGGCACTGACTACTGAGATCAGCCGTGCTCCTCGTAATCCGGTTAACAACCCTGTATCCATGGGAGCATGAACCAGTGTGACCGTGGCTCCCCGATGCAGGGCAGCCTGTGCCAGAGCGATCCCCATTTTGCCCGTCGAGGGATTGCCGATAAACCGAACCGGGTCAAGATGCTCGCGTGTGCCACCTGCGCTGATGAGAAAGTGTTTCCCGGTCAGATCGCGATCGCCCCTGGTGTGCAACAAAGATTCTAGATGAGCCAGCAACTCTGGAGGCTCTGCCATGCGTCCTGCCCCGACGCGATCGCACGCCAAAATGCCTGATCCGGGACCGACTGCATGATAACGGCGATCGCTCTGAACCAGTTGCCAGTTGCGCTGTACGGATTGCTGCTCCCACATCTCTGTATTCATGGCGGGAGCCAGCAAGACTGGACAGGCGGATGCCAAAACCGTGTTGGTCAGCAGATTGTCTGCCAGACCATACGCCAACTTTCCGAGCGTGTTGGCGGTCAGAGGAGCAATCAAAAACACCTCCGCCCATTCCCCCAACTCAATGTGCAGGGGACGGTGATGGCTGGCTTGCCAGAAGTCTTGATTAGTATAGGCAGGGTGACGGGAGAGAGTGGCGATCGTCAATGGCGTGATAAACGCCTGAGCACTCTCCGTCAAAATAGCTCTAACCTCGGCTCCTGCTTTGGCAAGCGTGGAAATGACTTCACAGACCTTGTATGCCGCGATGCCACCACCGATGCCGACTAAAACTCGTTTTCCTTGCATGGAATGGTTGATGGTCAGTGGTCAATGGTTGGTGGTCAATGTCAATGGTCAATGTCAATGGTCAAATGTCAATGGTCAGTGGTTGTGGTCGATCGCCAATGCTATGAGGATGTTTGAGAAGTTCAAGTTAGGTGGACTTGGCGACTGAAGTTACAGACTTTGTGCCTATAGGCGCGGTTTTAGCAGCTGAAAGCTTTTCAAACACCCTTTCATGGCTCAAGTTCACCGCTTGATTACTGTCAGTAATGAGCGATGAACAATTGACCATTGACGATTGACTTAGCAGCGATTCAAAAACGATGGCGATCGCCCGTCTTAGGCTTCGTCATATGCCTCTAGGTCGAGTAAGTACATGTAGGGTTCTACCAGACTTGGACGCTGAAAGGCGATCGCCCGCAGCAGATGCCAATCCTCTAGACCTTCAAAAGGACTGGTGTAAGCATCTTGATCTAAACGCTGTGCCAATTCAGCGACGTCCGTCTCTGTCATTTTGGCGACATCCTGTTCAGAAAAATGTAGTGTTTTCATGCTCAACTCCCTCCTTCTCAGCAACATCTGTCTTCAACTCATAGCGTATCCAGATGAGCCGTACACCTATCCTACGTCGTTTCTTCGGGTTTCACCTAGAGCAGAGGTAGCTTTCCTATAAAACTTTGCATAATCTGTAGAATTTCTAGCTGAATTTCGTGACCCATTACAAATTCTTGATAATCCAGTTGAACTCCTGCTGCAATTAGAGAATCTCGTGCCTGTCGAGCCGCTGTGATCGACACAACGTTGTCTAGGGTGCCATGCACCATCAACACAGGGGCAACGGGGGGAGTTTCAAGTTGGAGGGGGGTGTGTAAATAGCCGCTCAGCACCATTAAAGCTGCCAGGGGAAGGCGTAGGCCCACATCCAGGGTCATCGCTCCGCCTTGAGAAAAGCCCGCTAGAACGGTGCGATTGAGGGGAACTCCAGTTGCCGACTCCAACGAGAGGAGCCAATCCGTCAGGGTTTGTCGGCTTTGGAGTAGGTCTGGTTTAGCTTGAAAATCGTCCCGACTGCAAAAGTCGTAGTCATCTGGAAAGCCATACCACTTCTTACCAGTTGGATTGTAAGGATGGGGAAATGGAGCATCCGGGAAGACGAATTGATACTCTGGCAACTTTAAGTAAGAGGCTAAAGCAGCCACGTCTTGAGCATTGGCTCCCCACCCGTGAAGCAGGACAAGCAACCCTTGGGCAGGTTGGGTTTTAGCGGGAATGGCGATCGCGTTGAGAGTCATAGTGATTTGGGATTTTAGATTCTGGATTTTAGAGTACAAAATCCCTGTTGGCGAGTATGCTGGGCGATCGATTTGGGGTTAACTCCTATCAGGACTACGAATTCAATCACATCGGATTTTTTGTTAAACGAACCTGCCCCTCTCCGACTTGGCTACTGTGTATACACAAGTCCTCTCAGTCCTCTAAATCTCCCAATTCTGGGAGACTTTGAGCCTTTGTCAAAGGTTTTAACTCGATCAGAAGCACCCGTACTTGGAACCAATGCGAAGCGCGTCTTTGGGGTAACTCAAACCCCTTCTGCTAGAGGGATTGGGGGAGGCAGTGGTGTCCCCTAATGGGGGTTTGGGGGAGAATTCCCCCAATGCCTGGTTCTCAAACTCATGGAAGCAGCCAGGTGTCTCCATTGGAAAACAGAGATGTGTACACGGTAGCTCTGACTCGGCAAAAGTTGCCGTAGGCGGGGTGACGTTGCTGAAGTTATTTAATCCACGATCCTTAGGTGGAGTACCATTCTCAATTTAAAGGTTACTGTTAGTAGCTGAAAGCCCATTCCAATTTAATCTGATGCAGGTTCCTTCCCTTTCGCTCCATGCTCAAGGTTTACGCTGTTCTCGTCTGGTCGTTGGGGTGTGGCGACTGGCGGAGTGGCAAATGACCTCTGAGGATTTGTTGGATTTTCTACACACTTGCCTGGATTTAGGAATCACGACCATTGATCATGCCGATATCTATGGAGATTACACCTGTGAGGGGTTATTTGGGGAAGCGTTGCAAAAAGAACCAGGACTGCGCGATCGCCTCCAACTCATTAGCAAATGCGGCATTAAATTAGTGTCTTCTAACCGTTCTCAACACCAGATCAAGCACTACGACACCAGCCGCGCTCACATTCTTACTTCTGTCAATAATTCGCTTCAGCAACTTCACACAGACTATCTCGATCTCCTGCTGCTCCATCGTCCTGACCCGTTGATGGATGCCGATGAAACCGCAGAGGCGTTGATGAGTCTGATTCAAAGTGGCAAAGTTCGCTATGTGGGCGTTTCTAACTTTACGCCCAGTCAGTATGACTTGTTAGCATCTCGGTTGAGCGTGCCGCTGGTCACAAATCAGATTGAGATCTCTGTGTTGCATTTAGACCCATTTCTGGATGGGACGCTTGACCAGTGTCAACGACTCCGGATTGCGCCGATGGCGTGGTCGCCGTTGGGGGGTGGCGCGCTATTTCAGCGGTCAGAGGCACAAGCCCAGCGGATATACACGAGCCTTACCAAAGTTGGGCAGGAACTCGGCGGACTTAGAGAGGATCAGGTTGCTCTAGCGTGGCTGTTGACTCATCCCGCCAATATTGTCCCTATTTTGGGTACTGGCAACCTCGATCGCATTCAGGCGGCTGTGGGTGCTATAGACGTCAAGTTAACGCGAGAGCAATGGTTCAGGATTTGGAGTGCGTCAACGGGGACTGATGTGCCTTAATCAGGGCGAAGCATTTGGCAAATCCGATCTTGAATCAATTCAAAGGCTGTTGCCCGAATGCTTCGCCCTTAGAGGATTATGCTGCCATATCGAATAACAGCACTTCAGCGTCATCCGATGCGCCTTGCAGCGTGATCAGGTTTTCCTGAGTAATTGCGGCTCCATCTCCGGCAGAGAGGGGGCGATCGTTTAACTGCACGGCACCGCGTGCAACCTGTACCCAGACGACGCGATCGCTAGCTAATGTATGTTCAACTGTGTCACCTGCTTTCAACGCAGTGGCATACAAATTGACATCTTGATGAATCGTGATGGAACCGTCACGACCATCGCGAGAGCCAACGAGGCGTAACTTGCCTTGCTTCTCTTCAGTCGAGAAGGTTTTTTGCTCATAACCGGGTTCAATGCCTTTGCGTTCGGGCAGAATCCAGATTTGCAAAAAGTGAACAGGGTCAGCGTTAGAAGCGTTGAATTCGCTATGCATA
Above is a window of Oscillatoria sp. FACHB-1407 DNA encoding:
- the coaBC gene encoding bifunctional phosphopantothenoylcysteine decarboxylase/phosphopantothenate--cysteine ligase CoaBC; translation: MQGKRVLVGIGGGIAAYKVCEVISTLAKAGAEVRAILTESAQAFITPLTIATLSRHPAYTNQDFWQASHHRPLHIELGEWAEVFLIAPLTANTLGKLAYGLADNLLTNTVLASACPVLLAPAMNTEMWEQQSVQRNWQLVQSDRRYHAVGPGSGILACDRVGAGRMAEPPELLAHLESLLHTRGDRDLTGKHFLISAGGTREHLDPVRFIGNPSTGKMGIALAQAALHRGATVTLVHAPMDTGLLTGLRGARLISVVSAAEMHRALLECFPDADWTVMAAAVGDVSPAEYSAEKLPKRSLPTTLNLNFVPDIVADLSSRKQPHQTIIGFAAQTGDIITPALDKLHRKKLDAIVANPVDISGSGFGSDQNQAVFLDSQGNQVVIAQCSKLQMAHHLFDFVKTLPLSDTDLSN
- the ftsH3 gene encoding ATP-dependent zinc metalloprotease FtsH3 translates to MNKRWRNAGLYALLVVVVIFLATALLDRPGDSRATWRYSQFVQEVEQNRVEKVTISADRTRAQATTRAGEKVDVNLPNDPELLTILNQNDVDISVSPQTDDNVWARVLSTLLIPFLLLVVLFFVLRRAQNGPGSQAMNFGKSRARVQMEPQTQVTFSDVAGIDQAKLELAEVVDFLKNADRFTAVGAKIPKGVLLVGPPGTGKTLLARAVAGEAGVPFFSISGSEFVEMFVGVGASRVRDLFEQAKTNAPCIVFIDEIDAVGRQRGAGLGGGNDEREQTLNQLLTEMDGFEGNTGIIIIAATNRPDVLDAALLRPGRFDRQVVVDRPDYAGRLEILNVHARGKTLAKDVDLEKIARRTPGFTGADLANLLNEAAILAARRNLTEISMDEVNDAIDRVLAGPEKKDRVMSEKRKALVAYHEAGHALVGALMPDYDPVQKISIIPRGRAGGLTWFTPSEDRMDSGLYSRSYLQNQMAVALGGRLAEEIVFGEEEVTTGASNDLQQVARVARQMVTRFGMSDRLGPVALGRQQGNMFLGRDIAAERDFSEETAAAIDDEVRNLVDQAYRRAKTVLLENRKVLDTLAEILIERETVDSEELQELLATNDVKMASIA
- a CDS encoding ABC transporter substrate-binding protein: MKSPRYRSRRQFLQFSAALVSTLALSNCQRSPSDSAATSPEAPASSPASPPGEPLHIYTWADYFDEEVYKRFTEKTGIEVVADVYDANETMLAKMQAGGGNQYSILYPSDYMVKQMIELNLLATMDKSRLQGLDQLRDKWQSPPYDPDNAHSIPVSWGTTGFIYNSEVLTTAPEDWDYLWENQDALAGKITLLDDVREVMGATLKSLGYSYNSTNPQELEEAYQKLRELKPAIASFQSFGWEDPLIAGDLILSMTYSILGNALPLDNPNLKYVIPSSGSSVWTDTMVIPTTAPNVDAAYAWINFMLEPENAAYAVERLKFATPSQAAFDLLPGELKDNTNLFPTAEMLAKCEGIASVGDTIDLYDQYWTELKSA
- the isiD gene encoding protein IsiD; the encoded protein is MKTLHFSEQDVAKMTETDVAELAQRLDQDAYTSPFEGLEDWHLLRAIAFQRPSLVEPYMYLLDLEAYDEA
- a CDS encoding alpha/beta hydrolase, whose product is MTLNAIAIPAKTQPAQGLLVLLHGWGANAQDVAALASYLKLPEYQFVFPDAPFPHPYNPTGKKWYGFPDDYDFCSRDDFQAKPDLLQSRQTLTDWLLSLESATGVPLNRTVLAGFSQGGAMTLDVGLRLPLAALMVLSGYLHTPLQLETPPVAPVLMVHGTLDNVVSITAARQARDSLIAAGVQLDYQEFVMGHEIQLEILQIMQSFIGKLPLL
- a CDS encoding aldo/keto reductase, which gives rise to MQVPSLSLHAQGLRCSRLVVGVWRLAEWQMTSEDLLDFLHTCLDLGITTIDHADIYGDYTCEGLFGEALQKEPGLRDRLQLISKCGIKLVSSNRSQHQIKHYDTSRAHILTSVNNSLQQLHTDYLDLLLLHRPDPLMDADETAEALMSLIQSGKVRYVGVSNFTPSQYDLLASRLSVPLVTNQIEISVLHLDPFLDGTLDQCQRLRIAPMAWSPLGGGALFQRSEAQAQRIYTSLTKVGQELGGLREDQVALAWLLTHPANIVPILGTGNLDRIQAAVGAIDVKLTREQWFRIWSASTGTDVP
- a CDS encoding pirin family protein; translated protein: MITIRPAQERGVANFGWLDSRHTFSFGNYYDPAHMGFADLRVINEDKVTPGQGFGTHGHRDMEIISYVLEGALEHKDSIGTGSVIRPGDVQRMSAGTGIMHSEFNASNADPVHFLQIWILPERKGIEPGYEQKTFSTEEKQGKLRLVGSRDGRDGSITIHQDVNLYATALKAGDTVEHTLASDRVVWVQVARGAVQLNDRPLSAGDGAAITQENLITLQGASDDAEVLLFDMAA
- a CDS encoding DMT family transporter, translated to MMYFLIAVIAALAYTVGGVFMKLSSGFSQLVPSVMVYLLFLVGASLQIYLTNNSHLGITYILVLGLEAVCAALFSALLFKEGYTAFTIIGIMLVVAGTAFLRAEAG